GCAGCGTCGGACGCACCGGGACGAGCAGGTCCGAGGTCGCCGACGTCAGATTCGCCAGCGAGGTCACCGAGCGCCCGATCGTGTCGCGTTCGGCGTTCAGGCCGCTGATCAGCGCCTCGGTGTTCACGATCAACTGATCGAACTGGTCGTCGCGCTGGTTCACGGTGTCCAGCACGGCGGTCAGGTTGCGGGTCAGCTCACCGATCACGGCGTCCTTGTCCGCGATCTTGTTGGTCAGGTTCGCGGTGGTCGCGACCAGATCGTGGATGGTGCCCTGCTCGCCCTGGAAGACCTGGATGATCTCGAAGGACAGCTTGTTCACGTCCTCGGCGGTCAACGTCCGGAACAGCGGCCGGAAGCCGTTGAACAGCGTGGTCAGGTTCAGTGCGGGCCTGGTGCGCTCCAGCGGGATGGTGCCGCCCTTGTTCAGCTTGCGGCCCTGCTCCCCGGTCCCCTGCTCCAGCGCGATGTAGCGCTGGCCGACCAGGTTGCGGTACTTGATCGTGGCGGTGGTCGAGGCGGGCAGCCAATCACGGTCGGTGAGGTCGAATTCCACCTCGGCCAGCCGCTTGT
Above is a genomic segment from Nocardia sputorum containing:
- a CDS encoding MCE family protein; translation: MKQHLRGLGGPLTKLIIFVVVTLFVTTVLALSIANYGGGGTGFKARFTDVTALNPGDEVRIAGVRVGKVTDVSIVDKRLAEVEFDLTDRDWLPASTTATIKYRNLVGQRYIALEQGTGEQGRKLNKGGTIPLERTRPALNLTTLFNGFRPLFRTLTAEDVNKLSFEIIQVFQGEQGTIHDLVATTANLTNKIADKDAVIGELTRNLTAVLDTVNQRDDQFDQLIVNTEALISGLNAERDTIGRSVTSLANLTSATSDLLVPVRPTLQGSIAGLSQLTGTLDERSDEVNEALYNLPLKMEKLGRAASYGSWFQFYLCGIDIVVGPGAVEAPQLNLPAGLPTINQPLYTNAAPRCHGKAR